Genomic segment of Candidatus Bathyarchaeia archaeon:
GTGCAAGTTGATTCTCTTGTCAAGCAGTATGAAAAATTGAGGGCTGTCGACGGCATTTCTTTCGAAGTGTACGAGGGGGAGGTCTTTGCATTTCTGGGTCCTAACGGAGCCGGGAAAACGACCACTGTTGAGATTCTTGAATGTATAAAACCCCTTACAAACGGAACTGCTAAAGTTTTCGGATATGACGTGACTAAGAGGGACGATGTTAAAGAGATCAAGAGAAGAATAGGAGTCTTACCACAGGAGTTCAGCGCTTTAGATAAGCTCACTGTCAAAGAAAACATAGAACTCATTGGGGATATGTATGAGAAGCATCTTGATGTCGCCGAGGTTATCAAGCTCCTTGACTTGGAAGACAAGACTAGGGAGAGATTTGAGAATCTCTCGGGCGGTTTGAAGCAAAGGGTCGGCGTTGCAGCCGCCTTGGTTAGCGATCCACAACTTGTGTTCTTGGATGAGCCTACAACGGGTCTTGACCCCAAAGCACGGAGGGAAGTTTGGACTGTGATTGAGAATCTCAGGAAGCTGAACAAAACTGTGTTCTTAACGACTCATTATATGGAGGAAGCGCAGGTGCTGGCTGACAGAGTAGCCATCATAAACAAGGGGAAAATAGTCGCGATTGGTTCTCCTCAAGAGTTGGTATCGCAGTACGGTGGGTCGAAAGTCCTTGTTATACGGAAAGGAGACGAGCAGTTAGCAGGTGTGTTGCAGAAAAAATACGGTCAGACCACTTTGAACCATGGTGGAGATGTCCTAGTTAAGATAGATGACGTGAACGAATTGTGGCAGGTTATGGCTACATTGACTGAGATGAAAATTGGCAGAGATATCGAAATTCAGACGCCAACCATTGAAGATGTGTTTCTCAAGGTAGTTGGTGGACGAATAACAGAAGAAGGTGAACTGAAAGGATGAGGACCCTAACTATTTTCAAAGCTGTTACTAGGAATTGGATGAGAAGCCGATCAGGACTATTCTTCAGCATACTATTCCCAGTGCTACTGCTGCTAGTATTCGGGGCAGTCTTTTCAGGCATCGGCGGGTCTTCAAGATCCACGCTTTTCGTCCAAAATCTTGACATAAGCGCATCTACCGGAGAACCTAGCAGTTTCTCGGAAGACTTTATTGATGCCTTGAACAGCACCGAGACTTTCAACATAAGAGAAGTGCCCACTGATGCAAATGCTTCAACTTATACGCGGAATGCGCTTGGACCTTTAGGCGGGAATATCCGTATCCTCGTAATCTCAGAAGGATTTCAAGAAGACTTGTTGAATGGTACATTCAAAGTCAGAGTTGGAATAACTTACGGCACACTCAACATCTCATATCAGTACCTAGCACCAAACATGAGCGACACTCAGAAGATAGCTTTCCAGCAGGGATTAGTCCAGCTGCAACAATTCAACCAGAGTTTGCCGGACACGAAAACGTCTCTAACCGTCATGGTTGACTCTTCCGATCAATCAGCGGCAGTGATAAAGAACATTATAGTCAGTGTAGCCAACGCTTTCAATTACGAGCTGATAGGCGCGGAAAACGTGATTCAATTCGAGGAAGCGTCTGTGACAGCTACACGATTCTCAAATGTGGACTACTACGTTCCAGGCATCACGGCAGCTTTCATAATGACCAACGGCATAATTGCCTTGACATCGAATACGACAGAGTTCAAGAGAAGAGGAATCATAAAGCGACTGTCGATAACGCCGCTCACCAAAATGGATTGGATAATGGGAAACGTTCTAAGCCAAACTCTTCTAAACCTTATGCTAACAGTTGTCATGATTGCGGTCGGATGGTTAATCTTCAACGTTCGAGTCATACCTGACGCGCTTTCGATACTCCTTATTTTCCTTGGGTCAATAATGTTCGCGGGCATTGGCATGACGCTGTCAGGTCTAGTGAAAGACGTAGAAGCCGCCTCAGCCATAGGCAACGCCATAGCATTCCCCATGATGTTCTTATCCGGAACTTACTTCCCACTCGAGATAATGCCAAGCTACATCCAGACCATCTCAAAGGCACTTCCATTAACCTACTTCTCTGAAGGCCTCAGATACGCCATGATCTACAAATACGTGGAAGGAGTGTACACAAACATGGCTATAGTTGCCATTCTCGC
This window contains:
- a CDS encoding ABC transporter ATP-binding protein; the protein is MSKAVVQVDSLVKQYEKLRAVDGISFEVYEGEVFAFLGPNGAGKTTTVEILECIKPLTNGTAKVFGYDVTKRDDVKEIKRRIGVLPQEFSALDKLTVKENIELIGDMYEKHLDVAEVIKLLDLEDKTRERFENLSGGLKQRVGVAAALVSDPQLVFLDEPTTGLDPKARREVWTVIENLRKLNKTVFLTTHYMEEAQVLADRVAIINKGKIVAIGSPQELVSQYGGSKVLVIRKGDEQLAGVLQKKYGQTTLNHGGDVLVKIDDVNELWQVMATLTEMKIGRDIEIQTPTIEDVFLKVVGGRITEEGELKG
- a CDS encoding ABC transporter permease, coding for MRTLTIFKAVTRNWMRSRSGLFFSILFPVLLLLVFGAVFSGIGGSSRSTLFVQNLDISASTGEPSSFSEDFIDALNSTETFNIREVPTDANASTYTRNALGPLGGNIRILVISEGFQEDLLNGTFKVRVGITYGTLNISYQYLAPNMSDTQKIAFQQGLVQLQQFNQSLPDTKTSLTVMVDSSDQSAAVIKNIIVSVANAFNYELIGAENVIQFEEASVTATRFSNVDYYVPGITAAFIMTNGIIALTSNTTEFKRRGIIKRLSITPLTKMDWIMGNVLSQTLLNLMLTVVMIAVGWLIFNVRVIPDALSILLIFLGSIMFAGIGMTLSGLVKDVEAASAIGNAIAFPMMFLSGTYFPLEIMPSYIQTISKALPLTYFSEGLRYAMIYKYVEGVYTNMAIVAILAVVFIAVGSLVTRWKEK